Genomic window (Apis cerana isolate GH-2021 linkage group LG1, AcerK_1.0, whole genome shotgun sequence):
cttgtattgaaaatataattagattaaataaatattaatttaaaatacatttaaattattttgcaaaaaacttttaaaaataaataataaagcataaaatatatagaataataatagaaaaaaacaaaaatttttaatattaaataaaaaggatcATTGacgaagatattattaaaaaatagtaaaatcaattagaaaaaattgttaaaagacaatattataattttgatacataaatatattcatactattatttaaaaaatatgataaattctttaataatttatttattaaatgtttctcctatttaaaatagagaaaatatttatttagccTGAAGACTTTCTTAATcgtatttacttaaaaatttattgcaaaagataaattaatatccataataattttgtagaaacttaaaataaattatatattagaccaataaattcattttccaattataatataataaaataatataatattataaaaaaagaacattattattaacataataatatgtgaaaaaaCATTAGACCTTAATtagtattttctaaataaaaaattgataaattttttatataaaataataaataacagaaatattaaaatttttgacatatattcgtaagaataaaatgaaaattacaatatttaaaatatttaatatggatgaacaagaaaaaatattttgatataaaaaaatatattttaaaaattatatctaatagaatattataatttagcataaaatttttaatataaagtataagaatattttttaaaatatatatttttgaaaataattgaattttaataaaatttaaaaaattgattgacaatagacttgtataatttatataaagattatgaGTCAATATAGCAAGTACATTATATCTACTTAagtcatttaaaatttcttttatagagttctatataaatttaatttattttataatttaaattatgtaaaaataaaattattatatttgtcataattaaattattttttcatatttctattataaatttaattattattacgatataatatccgaaaatataatacatatttactcTACATAACTGTCTACAACATGAGTCAGTACAaagtatttatcgattttcatgaaaaatttgatattatatttttctaaataaataataaaatatttttatcaaaaatgtgTTACTATTTaatgtgataattttattgaatgatatttatatttaatttataaataagataaaaaaaagtatttcaaattcgtattatattataaaatatgataatccaaatattatcaaaataaataatgttttaaaaattgttttaatatttttaaaattttttattgtcgatataataatattgaaataacatTAAAGTTTCATTTGACTAGAAAACAGAAAGTAATGTACACCAATGCCATCTTAGAAAGGAGGCCACGGAAGAAGATTAACGCTACATACGCCACCATTTTATGAGCATTTCTACTTGTGCAGTTGAAGAGAACACTTATATATGTTAcgagatttttctatttaataaatcaacttatttgaaaatgtaagtaaaatatattttgttaaaaacaaatacattcaataatttgtatttgcttttaaaatactaaaagcaaatataatttcttcaaaacttCTGTAGCGTCGGTTTCGATTCTGatgtatatttgtacatttatgcaaataacaaaataaaataatcattatatacaacaataatattgaaaataatttttagataaatttgatattatataataacttttttgataaatttaaatatttaaattgatataattagtttttattactGCAGTAAATTGTGAATACAACATGGCGGTATgctaaatttcctttttcaatataatagattaaattttatgatacgcTTAACTATACATTTttgaattcattatataagaataaattatttaaaatcaagaatGCTTACGATTTGCATcacttttatgttataaatattgtatttaatgatattatttttgtcatcaatcgatattttttttttagtatactGACAATGAatgtcaaattttcattagatattgagattcattaaaaaaattatttctataaaaagaatatctatttatacaaaaaactttaatttttgaaatatttatatttattacaaattaattaactataatttatttttgtattaatagaaACATTTTGTCAATTACAGACGCAAAATGTCACGTTATCGTGAATGGGATCTTTCGTGTAAAGTTTATGTTGGTAATCTAGGAAATAGTGCTAGTAAACATGAAATTGAAAGTGCATTCAGTAAATATGGTCCACTTAGAAATGTGTGGGTAGCTAGAAACCCACCTGGATTTGCTTTTGTGGAATTTGAAGATCCACGAGATGCAGAAGATGCAGTTAGAGGATTAGATGGAACGTaagtattatagaataaataatatattaataaatatagaaaatacaatatataatagatgataattataaattttaatataattttttataattttttttatatgttatctttttttattctttttatagacGCTGTTGTGGAACTAGAGTAAGGGTAGAAATGTCTTCAGGAAGAAGTAGACGTGCAAGTGGTGGACGGAGACCAGGTCCAAGATACTCCAGGTAAGGAATCTtagtgttaaatattaatattttacagcaACATTTGAGCTGCTGCAGATGGCTAAGTGTCTTATCAAGTAGGTATTATAGTGCAGTTATCAAATAAGGATGTCAAGAAACGATGCACGGGTTTcggtgaatttttttatgcacaaaagatattttttaaaattattttatataagaatgcagatagtatatatatattatatattatatttatttgattttattactcTTCTGGCTAGTactcttatataaaaaatatgagaaattaaagttttaaagattaaaataaataattgaatacgaaacgatattaaaagaataattttgagaaatatttttatgtaaaagttCATGAGATTAGCCGAAGAGTTACTAAATACACTGCATGGGAAACCTAAACGGGAGATGCTAGGGCAAAGTTTTGGTTATGGCAGATGtagcaatttcatttataactcATTTTTTTCCCCATTGTAATTTCCTTGTGATTATGCTTAGCGAACAAGATTCACATACCATATATCTTTTTGACAAACTTATAGGTCCAGATCTCGCAGTCCTCGAAGGAGATCACTGGGTCGCTATCCAAGGTAAGATTTTCCTAGCCCTGCAATTTTCAGGTGCGagtaaacaaaagaaagaaatcaaagTGAAACACGGCGATCAGGAACATATTAGCAGTCTGAAACATACAAcagtttttcttaattttttttaggtcCTATTCAAGAAGTCCACGCAGATCGCCGATAAGCCGATATTCCAGgtaatttcttcttatttcataattttatggaattttcAGGGCCTTGCCAAGAACAACAAATCTACATATTACAAGTAGGTATTTGCAAGTACCGCTTGTATTGTGATCATCGCAACTTTGCACGCAGAATcacaatatatcatataaaacatGTAgagtaattttctttgaaatatataaaacactaTTGTTACGATTGGcggtcaaatatttttaattttatagcataaattaaaagaataggTAAATATAggacaaagaaataatttgaaatattagaaaaaaaaattcaaaatttaaagaattattatcatattaagaattaataataaatgtaataacatTGGtggcaaataaaaataaatataacaatgttTGGTGTTAGTAGTTGAAagcaatttatttctaatgctTATTGtgatcttattaaaaatttgattgataaCTTTCTTTGACAAtacttgaaattaattattactaattattcagtatttgaagattaattttaataaatataaaaattattaaattatttaattaagaattatatttgattttatttagaatattttttagctttgttcaaaaattgaatttaaattaaatagtaaatttaattaaatattaccttatatagtaaaaaatttactaacGTGCAAATAGCTTAGAATACACTTTGTATTTTAATCATGTTTATTTATCGTATACGCATTGAAGCAGCTTTTAACTGTgctaattgttatatatatatatctttgatattatttttatatatttaaattttattttatatacttttaaaatatagattatattacattagtaTACTGCATTATGCGTTGCGATAAGTACATAAAAGGTAACTTGATTTTATACGTccatcatataaatttaatcaatcagCTGGAAGTAAAGTCTTTTACGCATTAGAGTGGGCAGTCTaggataataatgatattatcatTACTGAGTGAAACATATGCAATTTTGTGaatttggattaaaaaaaacctCGTGTATACCAATAGTGGCCAGGAGTATGATAATTTTGATGGTTATATTGCTAAAACTGACGTTTGCAGATTCTACCAGCGTCAGCTCCTAGCTCTGCTCGTCTCCCCGccactactactactgctactactactactactacagCCACCGTGAAAAAAAGTCTAGCAATCAAAactgaacaaaaaaaaaagcctGCCTGCCCACTAACTTCCCAACCAGTCACCATCAGTCACCACCAGTCACCGGTAGGAGCCAAGTCGTCCGTCAGTTGACAGTCCGATGCTGTCCGTCAGTCCGTCAGTCCGTCTGTTCCCCTTCAAAAAGACTTCTTCGGGCTACCTCAACCTCTAGCGGCTAGGAGCATCGTGAATCCATCGAACAGCCAACGCGATATGAACAAATACTTCTGTCAAACTCTCGGCGCGTCAATCCGTCCGTCCGTCCCAActtctactactactactactactactactgctactactactactcgTCAACCATCACGTTAAACTTAGCCAACAACGCGACCGCCACTTCTCTTCGACTGAGCAAAGCAAAATGATCACCACCTACACACCATCCCACCACCACCCAATCAAgtaccaccaccaccaaccACCACTACATGTTCACAGTTATCTGGTATTTCAccgattttcaaagattttttatctttttttcttttcattattttttttatttttttttattttacttaaattttttttattttattttattttttttatatattttttttatttttatttattttttttttcttctaatcaaACGGTGTCATGTTCTCTGTAGTCCAATgacaatttttgttaattacattttattcaatagaTTTTTAGCAAACGGAACGCAAGACACTGGTTAATATTtatctgtaattattttaataatatattggtaCACACATTGGACCAGGGAATTGCCGCCTgttgcataatatatattttatcaagagATGTAATGTATTTATTGAGAGTATCTGTAACAATTACttgtaaagatttaatttaactaaattAATCCTACTTTCGTTTATTGGTTTCTCAGTTATTGGTGAGatgtcattttatattaattattgtgtcTAACTAGTTTTATCATCCCTTTAGGCGAATAGGAGTTAGCCAGTCCTAATTCTATTATGGTTGCCTTGCGATCATTTTCGTATCTATGTGTTTAACATACGACATTCTGTTTCgtctcatatttattattcacattttaatataatcacgtttaattttaagacatgcattcgtataatatttcagagaaatataaatataaaaatataattttttttagataattctaaaaaaattaatcacatCATATTTAAGACGAAGTAGAAAGTCGTGTATtcataaattgttttctttaaaatgatataaagtatttttttaatattttaggtCAAGGTCCCGTAGTCCGCGCAGGAGATCTCTGACCCGTAGCCGCAGCCGAGACCGCCGTTCTCGTTCGGATTCCCGTGACAGACGGTATTAATATTAGCACAAATTAAAAAgcaaattagaaaagaaattgaaaaattaaaaaaaaaactgaggttaagttctagaatataaagaaagtaTATTTCTTTAACATGGAATAAAAAGATACGTTTCGTGATCGTATataagaagataaaagaaacaaagaaagaaaatagaattattttaattattatattttaaactaaacaagatatttttgtttggaatatcattgtaaaatctataatattaagtatcaaataatattggaataatttatttttttacgttttcttatattaaatatcctttTTGCAGtgcaaaataatgaaattaaattaatgatcaaatgaatattttctaagTATTTTCTCTATTTACTTACAGTTAGGTGCTAAAAGTGTTCGAGAGAATGGACCGACTAAATGTGGCGGAAAGAAGGcaaaagaaaacttttatatgtacataaaaagataatcatTACTACACATACATATTCGGtcgaaataatgattatagtaaaagaaaaagacattTATAAGagatacaaaaataacatgtacacgatgtttaatatttaaattgttaattttgtgCACACAAAGCGTGTATAAAAGTTAAACACACACAAAAAAGTGCTTGTGAACGACCACACATGCACAATTTCATACATACACAATttcatacatacacatatatacacataatacatatattatgtacaGACGCATTTTACacatacaaaatttttgtgaTGTAAACCATCGAGTGCAGTGGATCTTTTAACAAGATGTGCTCATTGCTTTAGTGTACgagtgagaaaaaaaaattccattgcaATTGAGGACAATTATAACGTTTAACATAATGGTGAATGTTTAATTGACGGTAAAATATGTCGACTTAGGCCAGAGACGATTTTGGTGTGAAATTTTTGAAGGAATAGAAAACCGTCGTTTTatgttgtattaattattttgtactcTTATGAATTTAAgacttcaaaataaaaatgtatgctataatttttttggatttcCTATTGCAAATAACAGTTTAATGTTTATTCATAGGAATTAATAAAGTAgtgaatataatgtattagttttattttttatcctattttaaatacttcagagaattacatattaaaataattattatctcaaATATCTtgtctttgaaatatttaaatatgtttaaatgtttaataatattttaaaaacttagaattaagataatatagaatgatataattaattatatagtaaaatatattgattttgataaacttgaatatatatattattaaagtcaATATAATCGTTACTAATTCcaggaaaaatttcaattaaatttatataggtTAAGATTATGTTCTggcatatataattaataatgatacaagaatatgaaaaaactcAAGATACTCAATTTGAATCTATACCGTAGAAAGGTTatgttgatattaaattttataatatttaaatataccaaaatagttattaaaaaatagagttaatgaattaaaattataaataattatattgatcttgattctattgtattttttccttcgactTAAAGTtacgtgaaataaaatataattatattaaattttttatttatatctttttcataattaattataatataataatgcaaatttatattgtatattttatgaattatatgatacaaataaaactgattttcatttttttgttttactattataaatagtGCAAGCaaatatgtgtataaaatGTACAATGATTCATATgttcgtaaatatataatgcaatcatatatagatttttatattaaattaaattaaatcgtacataagtattatatatatagttaaatatatacatatatgtcataatttcaaaatacgattaatatttaaatataatatatataatacatattttataatatatggttatatatttacattacatataaatatattttttatttattacattatatataagtatatattttatattatttttaatatatatttttcaaaattataaatttttttatagaaatgatattatataactataaatttaaaattaaaataaataattttcattatatctatataaacacaatcttaatttaattataataaaataatttggttGACtttgattaatgataattcaaattgatatcaaaattaaaactataattaagtttttaaaaaaattttataataaaattttgaaaaattaattgttttactaAATGTAGTAGATAAGTATGCGTCATTTTATAGGGAAAATAGAGATTTCCTTATGAAGGTACATATCTAATAAACATGGCGACTGCCAAGTGACAACGCGTTTTGCTGTATTAATTGCTTTTCAATTTTGAGTTTATTACATGATTATATCTAgcaagtaatttataaaataagacaattttctattttattatttcaaaggaACAtagcaattaaataataaaataattttttgaacaaaatcATCGTATTGAAACAAGCTTGTACGTGTGTTAAAATGAAGACAGTttattggattaatttttacatatattttagtgGCTTTTAAATActcttatatacaaatttctattagtttgtttaatttttataactttttttaaaaaatataggaaaaatctttttacgaATAGttatatcttctatatttaCAACCGTATCgttataattttcacaaatatttaatgaatttatcataataaacttttatgaagtctatatattatagtaataatatagttataatatatttctatataatatgaattttaattatatatataataattattattattttaagaaaaaaagatttaattaaaagaatttaataaataaataatatatttatgaataagaattaatagaaagatttattattgtatgatttattattcataatatatatttatttttgatgatatttctttttttataaaatatttttaaaagaaaatatttataaattaataatttaataattaatagtttaataatgtaacttttttacagaaaagaggaaaatactta
Coding sequences:
- the LOC107992774 gene encoding RNA-binding protein 1 isoform X5; protein product: MSISTCAVEENTYICYEIFLFNKSTYLKIRKMSRYREWDLSCKVYVGNLGNSASKHEIESAFSKYGPLRNVWVARNPPGFAFVEFEDPRDAEDAVRGLDGTRCCGTRVRVEMSSGRSRRASGGRRPGPRYSRSRSRSPRRRSLGRYPRSRSRSPRRRSLTRSRSRDRRSRSDSRDRR
- the LOC107992774 gene encoding RNA-binding protein 1 isoform X6 codes for the protein MSISTCAVEENTYICYEIFLFNKSTYLKIRKMSRYREWDLSCKVYVGNLGNSASKHEIESAFSKYGPLRNVWVARNPPGFAFVEFEDPRDAEDAVRGLDGTRCCGTRVRVEMSSGRSRRASGGRRPGPRYSRSYSRSPRRSPISRYSRSRSRSPRRRSLTRSRSRDRRSRSDSRDRR
- the LOC107992774 gene encoding RNA-binding protein 1 isoform X9, which codes for MSISTCAVEENTYICYEIFLFNKSTYLKIRKMSRYREWDLSCKVYVGNLGNSASKHEIESAFSKYGPLRNVWVARNPPGFAFVEFEDPRDAEDAVRGLDGTRCCGTRVRVEMSSGRSRRASGGRRPGPRYSRFYQRQLLALLVSPPLLLLLLLLLLQPP
- the LOC107992774 gene encoding RNA-binding protein 1 isoform X1: MSISTCAVEENTYICYEIFLFNKSTYLKIRKMSRYREWDLSCKVYVGNLGNSASKHEIESAFSKYGPLRNVWVARNPPGFAFVEFEDPRDAEDAVRGLDGTRCCGTRVRVEMSSGRSRRASGGRRPGPRYSRSRSRSPRRRSLGRYPRSYSRSPRRSPISRYSRSRSRSPRRRSLTRSRSRDRRSRSDSRDRRY
- the LOC107992774 gene encoding RNA-binding protein 1 isoform X7, which encodes MSISTCAVEENTYICYEIFLFNKSTYLKIRKMSRYREWDLSCKVYVGNLGNSASKHEIESAFSKYGPLRNVWVARNPPGFAFVEFEDPRDAEDAVRGLDGTRCCGTRVRVEMSSGRSRRASGGRRPGPRYSRSRSRSPRRRSLTRSRSRDRRSRSDSRDRRY
- the LOC107992774 gene encoding RNA-binding protein 1 isoform X3; amino-acid sequence: MSISTCAVEENTYICYEIFLFNKSTYLKIRKMSRYREWDLSCKVYVGNLGNSASKHEIESAFSKYGPLRNVWVARNPPGFAFVEFEDPRDAEDAVRGLDGTRCCGTRVRVEMSSGRSRRASGGRRPGPRYSRSRSRSPRRRSLGRYPRSYSRSPRRSPISRYSRFYQRQLLALLVSPPLLLLLLLLLLQPP
- the LOC107992774 gene encoding RNA-binding protein 1 isoform X8; the encoded protein is MSISTCAVEENTYICYEIFLFNKSTYLKIRKMSRYREWDLSCKVYVGNLGNSASKHEIESAFSKYGPLRNVWVARNPPGFAFVEFEDPRDAEDAVRGLDGTRCCGTRVRVEMSSGRSRRASGGRRPGPRYSRSRSRSPRRRSLTRSRSRDRRSRSDSRDRR
- the LOC107992774 gene encoding RNA-binding protein 1 isoform X4, whose product is MSISTCAVEENTYICYEIFLFNKSTYLKIRKMSRYREWDLSCKVYVGNLGNSASKHEIESAFSKYGPLRNVWVARNPPGFAFVEFEDPRDAEDAVRGLDGTRCCGTRVRVEMSSGRSRRASGGRRPGPRYSRSYSRSPRRSPISRYSRSRSRSPRRRSLTRSRSRDRRSRSDSRDRRY
- the LOC107992774 gene encoding RNA-binding protein 1 isoform X2, which translates into the protein MSISTCAVEENTYICYEIFLFNKSTYLKIRKMSRYREWDLSCKVYVGNLGNSASKHEIESAFSKYGPLRNVWVARNPPGFAFVEFEDPRDAEDAVRGLDGTRCCGTRVRVEMSSGRSRRASGGRRPGPRYSRSRSRSPRRRSLGRYPRSYSRSPRRSPISRYSRSRSRSPRRRSLTRSRSRDRRSRSDSRDRR